The proteins below come from a single Anguilla rostrata isolate EN2019 chromosome 3, ASM1855537v3, whole genome shotgun sequence genomic window:
- the mapk9 gene encoding mitogen-activated protein kinase 9 isoform X2: MSEGEGQFYSVQVGDSTFTVLKRYQQLRAIGSGAQGIVCSALDTVLGVPVAVKKLSRPFQNQTHAKRAYRELVLLKCVNHKNIIRLINVFTPQKSLEEFQDLYLVMELMDASLCQVIHMDLDHERMSYLLYQILCGIRHLHSAGIIHRDLKPSNIVVKSDCTLKILDFGLARTACTSFMMTPYVVTRYYRAPEVILGMKYKENVDIWSVGCIMGEMVKGSVIFQGTDHIDQWNKVIEVLGTPSLEFMSRLMETVRNYVMNKPQYPGLNFTELFPDWAFPSESEHDKIKTSQARDLLSKMLVIDPECRISVQEALNHPYIHVWYDPAEADAISDKQLEEREHTIEQWKELIYEEVMDWEERNKNGVMREDCGDAAVNSSTTPSQSSSINDISSMSTEQTLASDTDSSSIDALSGVLEECQ, encoded by the exons atgagtgagggggaggggcagttcTACAGCGTGCAGGTGGGCGACTCCACCTTCACCGTGCTGAAGAGGTACCAGCAGCTCCGCGCCATCGGGTCCGGAGCCCAGGGCATCGTGTG CTCCGCTCTGGACACAGTTCTGGGCGTCCCCGTGGCGGTGAAGAAGCTGAGCCGGCCGTTCCAGAACCAGACCCACGCCAAGCGGGCCTACCGCGAGCTGGTGCTGCTGAAGTGTGTCAATCACAAAAAT atTATTAGGCTTATCAACGTCTTCACGCCACAGAAGTCTCTGGAGGAATTCCAGGATTT GTACCTGGTGATGGAGCTGATGGACGCCAGCTTGTGCCAGGTGATCCACATGGACCTGGACCATGAGAGGATGTCCTACCTGCTGTACCAGATCCTGTGTGGCATCCGACACCTGCACTCAGCGGGCATCATACACAGG GACCTGAAGCCCAGTAACATCGTGGTGAAGTCGGACTGCACGCTGAAGATCCTGGACTTCGGATTGGCCAGGACGGCCTGCACTAGCTTCATGATGACCCCGTACGTGGTGACCAGATACTACCGAGCGCCGGAGGTCATCTTGGGCATGAAGTACAAGGAGAACG TGGACATCTGGTCTGTGGGCTGCATCATGGGAGAGATGGTGAAAGGGAGCGTCATCTTCCAAGGAACAGACC ACATAGACCAGTGGAACAAGGTGATTGAGGTGCTGGGCACGCCCTCGCTGGAGTTCATGAGCCGGCTGATGGAGACCGTGCGGAACTACGTGATGAACAAGCCGCAGTACCCCGGGCTCAACTTCACCGAGCTCTTCCCTGATTGGGCGTTCCCCTCCGAGTCCGAGCACGACAAGATCAAGA CCAGTCAGGCTCGGGACCTGCTGTCCAAGATGCTGGTGATCGACCCCGAGTGCCGGATCTCTGTGCAGGAGGCCCTGAATCACCCCTACATCCACGTTTGGTACGACCCGGCGGAGGCAGATGCG ATCTCGGATAAacagctggaggagagagagcacaccatCGAGCAGTGGAAAG aACTGATCTATGAAGAAGTGATGGACTGGGAAGAGAGAAACAAGAATGGAGTGATGAGAGAAGACTGTGGAG aCGCAGCGGTGAACAGCAGCACCACGCCCTCCCAGTCGTCCTCCATCAACGACATCTCGTCCATGTCCACGGAGCAGACTCTGGCCTCCGACACCGACAGCAGCAGCATCGACGCCCTGTCGGGGGTGCTGGAGGAGTGCCagtga
- the mapk9 gene encoding mitogen-activated protein kinase 9 isoform X1: MSEGEGQFYSVQVGDSTFTVLKRYQQLRAIGSGAQGIVCSALDTVLGVPVAVKKLSRPFQNQTHAKRAYRELVLLKCVNHKNIIRLINVFTPQKSLEEFQDLYLVMELMDASLCQVIHMDLDHERMSYLLYQILCGIRHLHSAGIIHRDLKPSNIVVKSDCTLKILDFGLARTACTSFMMTPYVVTRYYRAPEVILGMKYKENVDIWSVGCIMGEMVKGSVIFQGTDHIDQWNKVIEVLGTPSLEFMSRLMETVRNYVMNKPQYPGLNFTELFPDWAFPSESEHDKIKTSQARDLLSKMLVIDPECRISVQEALNHPYIHVWYDPAEADAPPPQISDKQLEEREHTIEQWKELIYEEVMDWEERNKNGVMREDCGDAAVNSSTTPSQSSSINDISSMSTEQTLASDTDSSSIDALSGVLEECQ, translated from the exons atgagtgagggggaggggcagttcTACAGCGTGCAGGTGGGCGACTCCACCTTCACCGTGCTGAAGAGGTACCAGCAGCTCCGCGCCATCGGGTCCGGAGCCCAGGGCATCGTGTG CTCCGCTCTGGACACAGTTCTGGGCGTCCCCGTGGCGGTGAAGAAGCTGAGCCGGCCGTTCCAGAACCAGACCCACGCCAAGCGGGCCTACCGCGAGCTGGTGCTGCTGAAGTGTGTCAATCACAAAAAT atTATTAGGCTTATCAACGTCTTCACGCCACAGAAGTCTCTGGAGGAATTCCAGGATTT GTACCTGGTGATGGAGCTGATGGACGCCAGCTTGTGCCAGGTGATCCACATGGACCTGGACCATGAGAGGATGTCCTACCTGCTGTACCAGATCCTGTGTGGCATCCGACACCTGCACTCAGCGGGCATCATACACAGG GACCTGAAGCCCAGTAACATCGTGGTGAAGTCGGACTGCACGCTGAAGATCCTGGACTTCGGATTGGCCAGGACGGCCTGCACTAGCTTCATGATGACCCCGTACGTGGTGACCAGATACTACCGAGCGCCGGAGGTCATCTTGGGCATGAAGTACAAGGAGAACG TGGACATCTGGTCTGTGGGCTGCATCATGGGAGAGATGGTGAAAGGGAGCGTCATCTTCCAAGGAACAGACC ACATAGACCAGTGGAACAAGGTGATTGAGGTGCTGGGCACGCCCTCGCTGGAGTTCATGAGCCGGCTGATGGAGACCGTGCGGAACTACGTGATGAACAAGCCGCAGTACCCCGGGCTCAACTTCACCGAGCTCTTCCCTGATTGGGCGTTCCCCTCCGAGTCCGAGCACGACAAGATCAAGA CCAGTCAGGCTCGGGACCTGCTGTCCAAGATGCTGGTGATCGACCCCGAGTGCCGGATCTCTGTGCAGGAGGCCCTGAATCACCCCTACATCCACGTTTGGTACGACCCGGCGGAGGCAGATGCG CCTCCTCCGCAGATCTCGGATAAacagctggaggagagagagcacaccatCGAGCAGTGGAAAG aACTGATCTATGAAGAAGTGATGGACTGGGAAGAGAGAAACAAGAATGGAGTGATGAGAGAAGACTGTGGAG aCGCAGCGGTGAACAGCAGCACCACGCCCTCCCAGTCGTCCTCCATCAACGACATCTCGTCCATGTCCACGGAGCAGACTCTGGCCTCCGACACCGACAGCAGCAGCATCGACGCCCTGTCGGGGGTGCTGGAGGAGTGCCagtga